The following coding sequences are from one Anguilla anguilla isolate fAngAng1 chromosome 12, fAngAng1.pri, whole genome shotgun sequence window:
- the LOC118208968 gene encoding protein FAM181B: MAVQAAFMSSQFMNLCFPGSVMDYGAEKSFEGRLLGEEEREGDFRETTRDLLSFIDSASSNIKLALDKPVKSKRKVNHRKYLQKQIKRCTGIIAPGNGAQDTAKRQGSPNSQQPAFPGKTAPKRDGVQANLQSKSLAALFDPAKDGRAEKAKKLPLRHRNLPPSFFTEPANCAKVTSTSGMTLKDLERGNPEAAEFFELLGPDYSNMIGDQDVFAHGVPLRVQQEPAGGGADPGGTYDPHHLVGGFLYTEPWGPCAGPAKKSGVCGPGENARTVPPGSTALYCHSDSSAPSPLEESALAFPNFFTDCSLPQVAYDFAAGYNRAAFPSL; this comes from the coding sequence ATGGCTGTGCAGGCTGCCTTCATGAGCTCCCAGTTCATGAACCTCTGTTTCCCCGGCTCCGTCATGGACTACGGAGCGGAGAAAAGTTTCGAGGGGCGCCtcctgggggaggaggagcgggagggggaCTTCCGGGAGACCACCCGGGACCTCCTGAGCTTCATCGACTCAGCGTCCAGCAACATCAAGCTGGCCTTGGACAAGCCCGTCAAGTCCAAGCGGAAGGTCAACCACCGAAAGTACCTGCAGAAGCAGATCAAGCGGTGCACAGGGATCATCGCGCCCGGCAACGGCGCCCAGGACACCGCCAAAAGGCAGGGGTCCCCAAACTCGCAGCAGCCCGCCTTCCCGGGGAAGACCGCTCCCAAGCGGGACGGGGTCCAGGCCAACCTGCAGAGCAAGAGCCTGGCGGCCCTCTTCGACCCGGCCAAGGACGGCCGGGCTGAGAAGGCCAAGAAGCTGCCGCTGCGCCATCGCAACCTGCCGCCGTCCTTCTTCACCGAACCCGCCAACTGCGCCAAAGTCACCTCCACTTCCGGCATGACCCTCAAGGACCTGGAGCGGGGCAACCCAGAGGCGGCGGAGTTCTTCGAGCTCCTGGGGCCCGACTACAGCAACATGATCGGCGACCAGGACGTTTTCGCGCACGGGGTGCCCCTGAGGGTCCAGCAGGAGCCGGCGGGCGGCGGGGCGGACCCCGGGGGCACCTACGACCCCCACCATCTGGTCGGGGGGTTCCTGTACACTGAGCCCTGGGGCCCCTGCGCCGGTCCGGCCAAAAAATCGGGGGTCTGCGGCCCGGGCGAGAACGCGCGGACTGTTCCGCCTGGGTCGACCGCTCTGTACTGCCACTCGGActcctccgccccctcgccGCTCGAGGAGAGCGCCCTGGCCTTCCCAAACTTTTTCACGGATTGCTCGCTTCCGCAGGTCGCGTACGATTTCGCGGCCGGATACAACAGGGCCGCTTTCCCGTCCCTCTGA